A window of Grus americana isolate bGruAme1 chromosome 21, bGruAme1.mat, whole genome shotgun sequence contains these coding sequences:
- the LOC129215946 gene encoding group IIE secretory phospholipase A2-like translates to MKLFWLLLCLAGLVPASCNVLQFGAMIKFKTKKLPLSYNGYGCYCGLGGSKQPLDATDWCCHAHDCCYKKLASSSCSPKLVTYEYTISGSQIVCGSKTWCKRQSCECDRQAAECFQKTARTYHNPYKNYPWFLCKGKTPSC, encoded by the exons ATGAAGCTCTtctggctgctcctctgcc TCGCAGGGCTGGTCCCCGCCAGCTGCAACGTGTTACAGTTTGGTGCAATGATTAAATTCAAGACCAAGAAATTGCCGCTGTCCTACAATGGTTACGGCTGCTACTGTGGCTTGGGGGGATCCAAACAGCCGCTGGATGCGACTGACTG GTGCTGCCATGCCCACGACTGCTGCTACAAGAAGTTGGCTTCCTCTAGCTGCAGTCCCAAACTGGTCACATACGAATACACCATCTCGGGAAGCCAGATAGTCTGTG GATCCAAGACTTGGTGCAAAAGACAGAGCTGTGAGTGCGACAGGCAGGCGGCAGAGTGCTTCCAAAAGACAGCCAGGACCTACCACAACCCTTACAAGAATTACCCATGGTTTCTGTGCAAGGGCAAAACTCCCTCCTGCTAG